Proteins encoded within one genomic window of Actinoplanes octamycinicus:
- a CDS encoding PaaX family transcriptional regulator — MTPTPRTVVEAFLPTDGAAPLDLLYDTANAAGLDDQPVRLTIRRMTATGEIVQTGRGRRGAIALTDAGRARLGRDRLALRLALGQDHGQTRWDGRWHLLAVSVPESDRTVRDALRRELTEAGAAPVSTGLYLSPHDLGPLLGAAHAGHLVRAAASTLDVRGVTEPTAIAELLWPAAPIIAGYTVVERAVARARTATDSGVPAVLAHQLRLADALERAMRPDPLVPPELRADWPPSLIRRAWRETWAALAARLPEELLYRGWLA; from the coding sequence GTGACCCCCACGCCCCGGACGGTCGTCGAGGCGTTCCTGCCCACCGACGGCGCGGCCCCGCTGGACCTGCTCTACGACACCGCGAACGCCGCCGGCCTGGACGACCAGCCGGTCCGGCTGACCATCCGGCGGATGACCGCCACCGGCGAGATCGTCCAGACCGGGCGGGGCCGGCGCGGCGCCATCGCCCTCACCGACGCCGGCCGGGCCCGTCTCGGCCGCGACCGGCTGGCGCTGCGCCTCGCGCTCGGCCAGGACCACGGGCAGACCCGGTGGGACGGCCGGTGGCACCTGCTCGCGGTCAGCGTGCCGGAGTCCGACCGTACGGTGCGGGACGCGCTGCGGCGCGAGCTCACCGAGGCCGGCGCCGCACCGGTCTCCACCGGCCTCTACCTCAGCCCGCACGACCTGGGTCCGCTGCTCGGCGCCGCGCACGCCGGGCACCTGGTCCGGGCCGCCGCGAGCACGCTCGACGTCCGGGGCGTCACCGAGCCCACCGCGATCGCCGAGCTGCTCTGGCCGGCCGCGCCGATCATCGCCGGTTACACCGTGGTGGAGCGGGCGGTGGCGCGGGCGCGCACCGCCACCGACTCGGGGGTGCCCGCCGTGCTGGCGCACCAGCTGCGGCTGGCCGACGCCCTGGAACGGGCGATGCGCCCGGACCCGCTCGTGCCGCCGGAGCTGCGCGCCGACTGGCCACCGAGCCTGATCCGCCGAGCCTGGCGGGAGACCTGGGCGGCGCTCGCCGCCCGGCTCCCGGAGGAGCTGCTCTACCGCGGCTGGCTGGCCTGA
- a CDS encoding GNAT family N-acetyltransferase, translating into MTTLAIGQGFTEAERERAGALYWEAFGRKLRPAFGDSAAGAAQVTAALRADRMLVARSGGEVVGVCGYHHDGRGAADLSWSRLRQRLGAPAALRALLVLAPLDRPERPGVLVLDGICVAAAQRGRGVGSALLSAAGGWARRHHDEWVQLSVVDTNPRAEALYRRLGFRTVSEGSLGALGHVYGFQRFTTMRKRAAE; encoded by the coding sequence ATGACAACACTGGCGATCGGGCAGGGATTCACCGAGGCGGAGCGCGAGCGGGCCGGCGCGCTCTACTGGGAGGCGTTCGGCCGCAAGCTGCGCCCCGCCTTCGGCGACAGCGCCGCCGGGGCCGCGCAGGTGACCGCCGCGCTGCGCGCCGACCGGATGCTGGTGGCCCGCAGCGGCGGCGAGGTGGTCGGCGTGTGCGGCTACCACCACGACGGCCGGGGCGCGGCCGACCTCTCCTGGTCGCGCCTGCGGCAGCGGCTCGGCGCCCCGGCCGCGCTGCGCGCGCTGCTGGTCCTCGCCCCGCTGGACCGGCCGGAGCGGCCCGGGGTGCTGGTCCTCGACGGGATCTGCGTGGCCGCTGCCCAGCGCGGGCGCGGGGTCGGCTCCGCGCTGCTGTCCGCCGCCGGTGGCTGGGCCCGCCGGCACCATGATGAGTGGGTGCAGCTCTCCGTGGTCGACACCAACCCGCGCGCCGAGGCGTTGTACCGGCGGCTCGGGTTCCGCACCGTCAGCGAGGGCTCGCTCGGCGCCCTCGGGCACGTTTACGGCTTCCAGCGCTTCACCACGATGCGCAAGCGGGCCGCCGAGTGA
- a CDS encoding alpha/beta hydrolase family protein, with product MRKTIVIRVLCAVVLLLGAAVAVTLAGNDFRMRERRLSVPVAGGRLDAVLTLPPHDPARGLVVMIHGDGPVEATHDGLYRPWFEAAADAGFATLSWSKPGVGGSTGDWLAQSMADRAAEAGAVLDQVRGQPDVPRGPVVLWGASQAGWVLPKIAAERADVTAVVAAGPAINWLRQGRYHLLAELDHDGADAAERERAIAVSDRTRQLLSEHAGYDAYRIGSGDPEPMSAARWGFVSRNYTADATADLRAMAGRRLPVLLLLGRHDRNVDTEETATTYRRILGDRVTVTRVDGMHSLARPVMEDSDAVGLATAVVWPRALLAPEVLGTYRDYLRALR from the coding sequence GTGCGAAAGACGATAGTTATTCGAGTGTTGTGCGCGGTGGTCCTGCTGCTCGGCGCGGCCGTCGCCGTGACCCTGGCCGGCAACGATTTCCGGATGCGCGAGCGGCGGCTGAGCGTGCCGGTGGCCGGCGGCCGCCTGGACGCCGTGCTGACGCTGCCGCCGCACGACCCGGCCCGCGGGCTGGTCGTGATGATCCACGGGGACGGGCCGGTCGAGGCGACCCACGACGGGCTGTACCGGCCGTGGTTCGAGGCGGCCGCCGACGCCGGCTTCGCCACGCTGTCCTGGAGCAAGCCGGGGGTCGGCGGCTCCACCGGTGACTGGCTGGCGCAGAGCATGGCCGACCGGGCTGCCGAGGCCGGCGCCGTCCTCGACCAGGTGCGCGGGCAGCCGGACGTCCCGCGCGGCCCGGTGGTGCTCTGGGGCGCCAGCCAGGCCGGCTGGGTGCTCCCCAAGATCGCCGCGGAGCGGGCCGACGTCACCGCCGTGGTGGCGGCCGGGCCCGCGATCAACTGGCTGCGCCAGGGCCGCTACCACCTGCTCGCCGAGCTGGACCACGACGGCGCGGACGCCGCCGAGCGGGAGCGGGCCATCGCGGTCAGCGACCGCACCCGGCAGTTGCTGAGCGAGCACGCCGGCTACGACGCCTACCGGATCGGCAGCGGCGACCCGGAGCCGATGAGCGCGGCCCGGTGGGGCTTCGTGAGCCGCAACTACACCGCGGACGCCACGGCCGACCTGCGCGCCATGGCCGGCCGGCGGCTGCCGGTGCTGCTCCTGCTGGGCCGGCACGACCGCAACGTGGACACCGAGGAGACCGCGACCACGTACCGGCGGATTCTCGGCGACCGGGTGACCGTCACCCGCGTCGACGGCATGCACTCGCTGGCCCGGCCGGTGATGGAGGACTCCGACGCGGTCGGCCTGGCCACCGCGGTCGTGTGGCCGCGAGCCCTGCTCGCGCCCGAGGTGCTCGGCACCTACCGCGACTACCTGCGAGCGTTGCGGTGA
- a CDS encoding ankyrin repeat domain-containing protein: MDPERERDRDRYARLLDRATPAGMIRDATAARLAGDWRAACAAAGVDVHLDLREVAGTFGVDAAAMIEADLAGLAPDYLRRHLPRLEGLAFEPGVLAVLSRWPLPLRDPGRRAGTPILAVSLPAGPDRRQRLHLRVIGSGSLPERWLDLPDWAWHAGAVAERRWAYGASASRLPWHPADPTRPSPDPDRASEFEQLLAATDLAGVADRYRSAGVVVEQRDRQDWIPHALLRMHDRLPLLVAEARRLEYRYGELVRDRATGEVALPAAGWYSPGLVVRADGSVAVAGGVWSTPATRGGPVAFGVAAPLDAALLRWGLLGPDELHPLAHEALFPGRAQDWRPVLHDPFTILRVRCGGEWHLVEVAGARLSTPRHGEAADGTAIGCAAARAAFRTGKKPVPKEIRKLRQRIFARAFHGDTDAVLTDLAAGLDPALRDGRGRSLLHLVGYLDHERVLPALLTAGLSLDERDAEGRTPLHVAALAGAEGAMAALIAAGADPEARDPDGLTASDVLSGHAAAEAHRNARR; the protein is encoded by the coding sequence ATGGATCCGGAACGGGAGCGGGACCGGGACCGGTACGCGCGGCTGCTCGATCGTGCGACCCCGGCCGGCATGATCCGGGACGCGACCGCGGCGCGGCTGGCCGGCGACTGGCGTGCGGCGTGCGCGGCCGCCGGGGTGGACGTGCACCTCGACCTGCGGGAGGTCGCCGGCACCTTCGGGGTGGACGCGGCCGCGATGATCGAGGCCGACCTGGCCGGGCTGGCGCCGGACTATCTGCGGCGGCATCTGCCGCGGCTGGAGGGACTGGCCTTCGAGCCGGGGGTGCTGGCGGTGCTGTCCCGGTGGCCGCTGCCGCTGCGGGACCCCGGGCGGCGGGCCGGGACCCCGATTCTGGCGGTGAGCCTGCCGGCCGGCCCGGACCGGCGGCAGCGGCTGCACCTGCGGGTGATCGGGAGCGGGTCGCTGCCGGAACGATGGCTGGACCTGCCGGACTGGGCGTGGCATGCCGGAGCGGTCGCGGAGCGGCGGTGGGCCTACGGGGCGTCGGCGTCCCGGCTGCCGTGGCATCCGGCGGACCCCACGCGGCCTTCGCCGGACCCGGATCGAGCGTCCGAGTTCGAGCAGTTGCTTGCCGCGACTGACCTGGCGGGCGTCGCCGATCGGTACCGGTCGGCGGGAGTGGTGGTCGAGCAGCGGGATCGGCAGGACTGGATCCCGCATGCGCTGCTCCGGATGCACGATCGACTGCCGCTGCTGGTCGCCGAGGCCCGGCGGCTCGAGTACCGGTACGGCGAGCTGGTGCGGGACCGGGCCACCGGGGAGGTGGCCCTGCCGGCGGCCGGGTGGTACAGCCCGGGACTGGTGGTGCGGGCGGACGGTTCGGTGGCCGTCGCCGGCGGGGTGTGGAGCACGCCGGCGACGCGGGGCGGGCCGGTGGCGTTCGGGGTGGCCGCGCCGCTCGACGCGGCGCTGCTGCGCTGGGGGCTGCTCGGCCCGGACGAATTGCATCCGCTGGCGCACGAGGCGCTGTTTCCGGGGCGTGCGCAGGACTGGCGGCCGGTCCTGCACGACCCGTTCACGATCCTCCGGGTCCGGTGCGGCGGGGAGTGGCATCTGGTCGAGGTGGCCGGTGCCCGCCTGTCGACCCCGCGGCACGGCGAGGCGGCGGACGGGACGGCGATCGGGTGTGCGGCGGCGCGGGCGGCGTTCCGTACCGGGAAGAAGCCGGTGCCGAAGGAGATCCGCAAGCTGCGGCAGCGGATCTTCGCCCGTGCCTTCCATGGCGACACCGACGCGGTGCTGACCGATCTGGCCGCCGGTCTGGACCCGGCGCTGCGGGACGGTCGCGGGCGGTCGCTGCTGCACCTGGTCGGCTATCTCGATCATGAGCGGGTGCTGCCGGCGCTGCTGACGGCCGGGTTGTCGCTGGACGAGCGGGACGCGGAGGGGCGCACGCCGCTGCACGTGGCGGCGCTGGCCGGGGCCGAGGGCGCGATGGCGGCGCTGATCGCCGCGGGCGCCGATCCGGAGGCACGCGATCCGGACGGGCTGACCGCGAGCGATGTGCTGTCCGGCCATGCCGCGGCCGAGGCTCACCGCAACGCTCGCAGGTAG
- a CDS encoding HAD family hydrolase: MHDIDHIVWDWNGTLLGDSRALIAATVDAFAECGLPPVTLADYQRHHVQPIPLFYERLAGRSLTGDEQARLAECFLVAYARHRRAVTLTADATVALRRWAAAGRGQSLLSMYPHADLVPLVTTLGVAPFFARIDGSVGADVAHKAPHLARHLELLDLKPDRVLLVGDSVDDARAAAACGVRCLLYHAGDDALHARDHFAGLGVPVIGSLREAVEVALASE, from the coding sequence ATGCACGACATCGACCACATCGTCTGGGACTGGAACGGGACGCTGCTCGGCGACAGTCGCGCGCTGATCGCGGCGACCGTCGACGCGTTCGCCGAGTGCGGCCTGCCGCCCGTCACGCTCGCCGACTACCAGCGACATCACGTCCAGCCGATCCCGTTGTTCTACGAGCGGCTGGCCGGCCGCTCGCTGACCGGCGACGAGCAGGCCCGGCTGGCCGAGTGTTTCCTGGTGGCCTATGCCCGGCATCGCCGGGCGGTGACGCTGACCGCCGACGCCACCGTGGCGCTGCGGCGGTGGGCCGCCGCCGGGCGCGGCCAGTCGCTGCTGTCGATGTACCCGCATGCCGACCTGGTCCCGCTGGTCACCACGCTCGGCGTCGCGCCGTTCTTCGCGCGGATCGACGGCAGCGTCGGCGCGGACGTGGCGCACAAGGCGCCGCATCTGGCCCGCCACCTGGAGCTGCTCGACCTGAAACCGGACCGGGTGCTGCTGGTCGGCGACAGCGTCGACGACGCCCGGGCAGCGGCCGCCTGCGGGGTCCGCTGCCTGCTCTACCACGCCGGTGACGACGCGCTGCACGCCCGCGACCACTTCGCCGGGCTGGGCGTGCCGGTGATCGGGTCGCTGCGCGAGGCCGTGGAGGTGGCCTTGGCCTCCGAGTGA
- a CDS encoding enoyl-CoA hydratase/isomerase family protein has translation MSAAPVIAEVHGHLGHLILNRPRAINALTPEMVAILRRSLAGWAADDRVRTVLISGAGERGLCAGGDIRAIHADAVSGGTGSLEFWAEEYRLNATVAAYPKPLVAWMDGLVMGGGVGVSAHASIRLVTERSRLAMPEVGIGMHPDVGGSWLLSHAPGELGTHLALTGSPVGAADGIAAGLADHFVPAERFAELAEALAGQPAAEVVAAFATAPPPGEFATSRAWIDACYAGDSVPAIVERLARHPEPGAQAAAKEIATRSPTALTITLRSLRNAAGLPDLRAALDQELRLSAAMLRLPDLAEGIRAQIIDKDRRPRWQPATLAEVSPELIDAIFSGRG, from the coding sequence ATGAGCGCTGCACCGGTGATCGCCGAGGTCCACGGCCACCTGGGTCACCTGATCCTGAACCGGCCCCGGGCGATCAACGCCCTCACCCCCGAGATGGTCGCGATCCTGCGGCGGTCGCTGGCCGGGTGGGCCGCCGACGACCGGGTGCGGACCGTGCTGATCAGCGGCGCCGGCGAGCGCGGGCTGTGCGCCGGCGGCGACATCCGGGCGATCCACGCCGACGCGGTCTCCGGCGGCACCGGCTCGCTGGAGTTCTGGGCCGAGGAGTACCGGCTGAACGCGACCGTCGCGGCGTACCCGAAACCGCTGGTTGCCTGGATGGACGGCCTGGTCATGGGCGGCGGCGTCGGGGTGTCCGCGCACGCCTCGATCCGGCTGGTCACCGAGCGGTCCCGGCTGGCGATGCCGGAGGTCGGGATCGGCATGCACCCGGACGTCGGCGGCTCGTGGCTGCTCTCGCACGCCCCCGGCGAGCTGGGCACGCACCTGGCGCTGACCGGCTCCCCGGTCGGGGCGGCGGACGGGATCGCGGCCGGTCTCGCCGACCATTTCGTGCCGGCCGAGCGCTTCGCCGAGCTGGCCGAGGCGCTCGCCGGGCAGCCCGCCGCGGAGGTGGTCGCGGCGTTCGCCACCGCTCCCCCGCCGGGCGAGTTCGCCACGTCCCGGGCCTGGATCGACGCCTGCTACGCCGGGGACTCGGTGCCGGCGATCGTCGAGCGGCTGGCCCGGCACCCGGAGCCGGGCGCGCAGGCGGCGGCCAAGGAGATCGCCACCCGCTCGCCGACCGCGCTGACCATCACGCTGCGGTCGCTGCGCAACGCGGCCGGCCTGCCGGATCTGCGGGCCGCGCTGGATCAGGAGCTGCGGCTGTCGGCGGCGATGCTGCGGCTGCCCGACCTGGCCGAGGGGATCCGGGCGCAGATCATCGACAAGGACCGCCGCCCGCGCTGGCAGCCGGCCACCCTGGCCGAGGTGTCGCCGGAGCTGATCGACGCGATCTTCAGCGGGAGGGGATGA
- a CDS encoding nitroreductase family deazaflavin-dependent oxidoreductase has product MIWRKFWRAVGDAPVFTPVARRVVALDRWLSRVTKGRVVALGMAPGLLLTTVGRRSGQPRQSPLQFVADGEAYVVVGSNWGGEKAPAWVHNLSAQPHATVTVGGRDIPVEAREATGDDRERLWQAFVDQWPGYRRYRETAAHRTIRIFRLIPSR; this is encoded by the coding sequence GTGATCTGGAGAAAGTTCTGGCGGGCGGTCGGCGACGCGCCGGTGTTCACGCCGGTCGCGCGCCGGGTGGTGGCCCTCGACCGGTGGCTGAGCCGGGTGACCAAGGGCCGGGTGGTGGCCCTCGGGATGGCGCCCGGGCTGCTGCTCACCACGGTCGGTCGGCGCAGCGGGCAGCCGCGGCAGAGCCCGTTGCAGTTCGTCGCCGACGGCGAGGCCTACGTCGTGGTCGGCTCCAACTGGGGCGGCGAGAAGGCGCCGGCCTGGGTGCACAACCTGAGCGCGCAGCCGCACGCGACGGTGACCGTGGGCGGGCGGGACATCCCGGTCGAGGCGCGCGAGGCGACCGGCGACGACCGGGAGCGGCTCTGGCAGGCCTTCGTCGACCAGTGGCCGGGCTACCGGCGGTACCGGGAGACCGCGGCACACCGGACGATCCGGATCTTCCGCCTCATCCCCTCCCGCTGA
- a CDS encoding IPT/TIG domain-containing protein, with protein MPTPKQALGAAAAITVASTAAATVALTGPPVNAAQRTPLAASPSASASVAPKVPTTTAVTPASGPLKGGAVMVTGTGFSTVNPANPAAVKFGTVNATSFIVVSDTVLTAIAPAGANGPVRITVTNAAGASLGTVSFTYRAPLRATFETVTGARMTGGTVVPVSVTGGTVGASAKEFAAEKITAKVGSAAAAVAWVDATHLTVTTPASTKASGLPITLLHDGVAGEPSVATVGYAPGVTTVAPASISTAGGTTVTISGTGFTEVTATDPTAVRFGDVNATSFKVVSATQIVAVAPAGKNGPATVTVKTAGGAGRTAVTYRVPLGLEVPAGTVAKATGGTVTLKVTGGTAGATLKDFTAERITVRAGTAKLATTWVDASHVRVTMPPSNAATGSVTLLHDEVPGAAAAVGYVPVVQSLSASSDRLAGGAKVIVKVAGGDVAAAKNFKFGDKAATCTAQGKGTATSYECVVPAAAQAGATWVSFTSSAGVASRFTVAAGFFYTDLD; from the coding sequence ATGCCCACCCCGAAGCAGGCTCTCGGCGCCGCCGCCGCCATCACCGTGGCCAGCACCGCGGCCGCCACCGTCGCCCTGACCGGTCCGCCGGTGAACGCGGCGCAGCGCACGCCGCTCGCCGCCAGCCCGTCGGCGTCCGCCTCGGTCGCGCCGAAGGTGCCCACCACGACCGCGGTCACCCCGGCCTCCGGGCCGCTCAAGGGCGGCGCCGTCATGGTCACCGGCACCGGGTTCAGCACGGTGAACCCGGCCAACCCGGCCGCGGTGAAGTTCGGCACGGTCAACGCCACCTCGTTCATCGTGGTGTCCGACACGGTGCTGACCGCGATCGCGCCGGCCGGCGCCAACGGCCCGGTCCGGATCACCGTGACGAACGCCGCCGGGGCCAGCCTCGGCACGGTCTCCTTCACCTACCGGGCCCCGCTGCGCGCCACCTTCGAGACGGTCACCGGGGCGAGGATGACCGGTGGCACGGTGGTCCCGGTGTCGGTGACCGGTGGAACCGTCGGCGCCTCGGCCAAGGAGTTCGCCGCCGAGAAGATCACCGCGAAGGTCGGTTCGGCGGCCGCCGCGGTCGCCTGGGTCGACGCCACCCATCTCACGGTGACCACCCCGGCCAGCACCAAGGCGAGCGGGCTGCCGATCACCCTGCTGCACGACGGGGTGGCCGGCGAGCCGTCGGTGGCCACGGTCGGCTACGCGCCCGGGGTCACCACGGTGGCTCCGGCGAGCATCTCCACCGCCGGCGGCACCACGGTGACCATCTCCGGCACCGGGTTCACCGAGGTGACCGCGACCGACCCGACGGCGGTCCGGTTCGGCGACGTGAACGCGACCAGCTTCAAGGTCGTCTCGGCCACCCAGATCGTCGCGGTCGCCCCGGCCGGCAAGAACGGGCCGGCCACGGTCACCGTGAAGACCGCCGGGGGCGCCGGCCGGACGGCGGTCACCTACCGGGTGCCGCTCGGCCTGGAGGTCCCGGCCGGCACGGTCGCCAAGGCCACCGGCGGCACGGTCACCCTCAAGGTCACCGGCGGCACGGCCGGGGCCACCCTGAAGGACTTCACCGCGGAGCGGATCACCGTCCGGGCCGGGACCGCCAAGCTCGCCACGACCTGGGTGGACGCCAGCCACGTGCGGGTGACGATGCCGCCGTCGAACGCCGCGACCGGCAGCGTGACCCTGCTGCACGACGAGGTGCCCGGCGCCGCGGCGGCGGTCGGCTACGTGCCGGTGGTGCAGAGCCTCTCGGCGAGCAGCGACCGGCTGGCCGGCGGCGCGAAGGTCATCGTGAAGGTGGCCGGCGGCGACGTCGCGGCGGCGAAGAACTTCAAGTTCGGCGACAAGGCGGCCACCTGCACGGCGCAGGGCAAGGGCACCGCGACCTCGTACGAATGCGTGGTCCCGGCCGCGGCCCAGGCCGGCGCGACCTGGGTGTCGTTCACCTCGAGTGCCGGCGTGGCCAGCCGGTTCACGGTTGCCGCCGGGTTCTTCTACACCGACCTGGACTGA
- a CDS encoding GH12 family glycosyl hydrolase domain-containing protein, with the protein MSRSLRGLIAAALLATAATVGVIAAGPAQADTQICEQYGSTTIGGRYVVMNNRWGTSAQQCINVTSTGFAITSQQGVGSTSGAPVSYPAVYYGCHYTNCSPGTNLPIQVSQISSATSSISYNYVSGATYDAAYDIWLDPSPKKDGVNAQEIMIWFNRQGSIQPIGSRTATATIGGRTWEVWTGSNGSNAVVSYVAPSPITSWSFSVLDFINDTKTRSSVTNSWYLTSIQAGFEPWIGGTGLAVTSFSASVNGGGTPSNPSNPSSPTPGTGTACRVTYATNVWNTGFTADVKVANTGGSAINGWTLGFTLPGGQSITGSWNATLSGTSGAITARNVSHNGSLPAGGSTSFGFQGTYSGSFAAPSAFTLNGTACTRA; encoded by the coding sequence ATGTCCCGTTCCCTGCGCGGCCTGATCGCGGCCGCCCTGCTGGCCACCGCCGCGACCGTCGGAGTCATCGCCGCCGGTCCGGCCCAGGCCGACACCCAGATCTGCGAGCAGTACGGCTCGACCACCATCGGCGGCCGCTACGTGGTGATGAACAACCGCTGGGGCACCAGCGCCCAGCAGTGCATCAACGTCACCAGCACCGGCTTCGCCATCACCAGCCAGCAGGGCGTCGGCAGCACCAGCGGCGCCCCGGTGTCCTACCCTGCGGTCTACTACGGCTGCCACTACACCAACTGCTCGCCGGGCACCAACCTGCCGATCCAGGTCAGCCAGATCAGCAGCGCGACCAGCAGCATCAGCTACAACTACGTCTCCGGCGCCACCTACGACGCGGCCTACGACATCTGGCTCGACCCGTCGCCGAAGAAGGACGGGGTGAACGCCCAGGAGATCATGATCTGGTTCAACCGGCAGGGCTCGATCCAGCCGATCGGCTCGCGGACCGCCACCGCCACCATCGGCGGCCGCACCTGGGAAGTGTGGACCGGCAGCAACGGCTCCAACGCCGTCGTCTCGTACGTCGCGCCGTCCCCGATCACCAGCTGGAGCTTCAGCGTCCTGGACTTCATCAACGACACCAAGACGCGCAGCTCGGTCACCAACTCGTGGTACCTGACCAGCATCCAGGCCGGGTTCGAGCCGTGGATCGGCGGCACCGGCCTGGCCGTCACCAGCTTCTCCGCGTCGGTCAACGGCGGCGGCACCCCGTCCAACCCGTCCAACCCGTCGTCCCCGACGCCCGGCACCGGCACCGCGTGCCGGGTCACCTACGCCACCAACGTCTGGAACACCGGCTTCACCGCCGACGTCAAGGTGGCCAACACCGGCGGCAGCGCGATCAACGGCTGGACCCTGGGCTTCACGCTGCCCGGCGGCCAGTCGATCACCGGCTCCTGGAACGCCACGCTGAGCGGCACCTCCGGCGCGATCACCGCCCGCAACGTCAGCCACAACGGCAGCCTCCCGGCCGGCGGCAGCACGTCGTTCGGCTTCCAGGGCACCTACAGCGGCTCGTTCGCCGCCCCGTCCGCGTTCACCCTCAACGGCACCGCCTGCACCCGGGCCTGA
- a CDS encoding L-serine ammonia-lyase: MAVSVFDLFSIGIGPSSSHTVGPMRAARMFTEHLDARVAGVRAELFGSLGATGHGHGTPRAVLLGLMGHDPETVDTALEPPSDGRIGSLEVDLVLHRRRALPEHPNGMIFTALDAGGTELFSKKYFSVGGGFVVSSMMNPVKTEVRYPFASGAELLDLTRTTGLSISRIMLANEGAWRSPDEVHDGLLGIWKVMHECVTAGLDAEGVLPGGLKVRRRAAATARQLRAAGNPEVHAMEWLTAYAMAVNEENAAGGRVVTAPTNGAAGIIPAVLSYYLAFVPGASPEGVVRFLLTAGAIGLLFKENGSISGAEVGCQGEVGSACAMAAAGLAEVLGGTPEQVENAAEIGMEHNLGLTCDPVGGLVQIPCIERNGMAAVKAVTAARMALRGDGKHHVSLDKVIKTMKETGADMKIKYKETSRGGLAVNVIEC; this comes from the coding sequence ATGGCCGTCTCCGTCTTTGACCTGTTCTCGATCGGGATCGGGCCGTCCAGCTCGCACACGGTCGGCCCGATGCGGGCCGCCCGGATGTTCACCGAGCACCTCGACGCCCGGGTGGCGGGGGTGCGGGCCGAGCTGTTCGGGTCGCTGGGCGCCACCGGGCACGGGCACGGGACGCCGCGGGCGGTGCTGCTCGGGCTGATGGGGCATGACCCGGAGACGGTGGACACCGCTCTGGAGCCGCCGTCGGACGGCCGGATCGGGTCGCTCGAGGTCGACCTGGTGCTGCACCGGCGGCGGGCGCTGCCGGAGCACCCCAACGGGATGATCTTCACGGCGCTCGACGCCGGCGGCACCGAGCTGTTCAGCAAGAAGTACTTTTCGGTCGGCGGCGGATTCGTCGTGTCCTCGATGATGAACCCGGTCAAGACCGAGGTGCGGTATCCGTTCGCCTCCGGAGCGGAGCTGCTCGACCTGACCCGCACCACCGGACTCTCGATCTCGCGGATCATGCTGGCCAACGAGGGCGCCTGGCGCTCCCCCGACGAGGTGCACGACGGGCTGCTCGGCATCTGGAAGGTGATGCACGAGTGCGTCACCGCGGGCCTGGACGCCGAGGGGGTGCTGCCCGGCGGCCTCAAGGTGCGGCGCCGGGCCGCGGCGACCGCGCGCCAGCTGCGCGCCGCCGGGAACCCCGAGGTGCACGCGATGGAGTGGCTCACCGCGTACGCGATGGCGGTCAACGAGGAGAACGCGGCCGGCGGGCGCGTGGTGACCGCGCCCACCAACGGCGCCGCGGGGATCATCCCGGCGGTGCTCAGCTACTACCTGGCCTTCGTGCCCGGCGCCTCGCCGGAGGGCGTGGTCCGGTTCCTGCTCACGGCCGGCGCGATCGGGCTGCTGTTCAAGGAGAACGGGTCGATCTCCGGTGCCGAGGTCGGTTGTCAGGGCGAGGTCGGCTCGGCGTGCGCGATGGCGGCGGCCGGCCTGGCCGAGGTGCTCGGCGGGACGCCGGAGCAGGTGGAGAACGCCGCCGAGATCGGCATGGAGCACAACCTCGGGCTGACCTGCGATCCGGTCGGCGGGCTGGTGCAGATCCCGTGCATCGAGCGGAACGGGATGGCGGCGGTCAAGGCGGTCACCGCGGCCCGGATGGCGCTGCGCGGCGACGGGAAGCACCACGTCTCGCTGGACAAGGTGATCAAGACGATGAAGGAGACCGGCGCCGACATGAAGATCAAGTACAAGGAGACGTCGCGCGGGGGCCTCGCGGTCAACGTCATCGAGTGCTGA
- the gcvH gene encoding glycine cleavage system protein GcvH, which yields MRFTKDHEWLTEDEVATVGITSFAADALGDVVFVELPEVGTVVSAGDPAGEIESTKSVSEVYAPADGEIVEVNQAVVDDPALINSDPYGKGWLYRLRVSGTPVTLSDAEYEALVAGEAS from the coding sequence ATGCGTTTCACCAAGGACCACGAATGGCTGACCGAGGACGAGGTCGCCACGGTCGGGATCACCTCGTTCGCCGCGGACGCGCTCGGCGACGTCGTCTTCGTCGAGCTGCCCGAGGTCGGCACGGTGGTCAGCGCCGGCGACCCGGCCGGCGAGATCGAGTCGACCAAGTCGGTGAGCGAGGTGTACGCGCCCGCCGACGGCGAGATCGTCGAGGTCAACCAGGCGGTCGTGGACGACCCGGCGCTGATCAACTCCGATCCGTACGGCAAGGGGTGGCTCTATCGCCTGCGGGTCAGCGGGACGCCGGTGACGCTCTCCGACGCCGAGTACGAGGCGCTGGTGGCCGGGGAGGCGTCGTGA